A window of Diospyros lotus cultivar Yz01 chromosome 14, ASM1463336v1, whole genome shotgun sequence contains these coding sequences:
- the LOC127790041 gene encoding glucuronoxylan 4-O-methyltransferase 2 isoform X1: MPPEVSPCHPVVTPLIQFLPQEPSRSNSNRPPFQTKFRGTKRMLITKKKLIPLLIFVLSGISILRLFKISVTTLFSSPLSAALPPTYRRVCSSTIPACRMIAPPTRGPSNSLPISSSSAANLTEKEYHLLSNIISLRAPCSLLFFGLEPQYVNLSASVNAGGTTVFLEDDPEKLSTIRTNYSNTKIYRVEYKTLARDAYKLLKEGRQNPACALQSGPLRQSSCPLALTRLPRKVYKQRWDVLVVDGPRGDAPDAPGRMAAIYTAAMMARAGNITDVVVHDVDRMVEKWFAWEFLCDENLVSSKGKLWNFRIAGRSNTTKFCPATTTLAVS; encoded by the coding sequence ATGCCACCAGAGGTGTCTCCTTGCCATCCTGTTGTCACACCCTTAATTCAGTTTCTACCTCAAGAGCCATCCAGATCAAACTCCAATCGGCCTCCCTTCCAGACCAAATTCCGGGGAACGAAGAGGATGCTTATCACCAAGAAGAAACTCATTCCTCTTCTTATTTTTGTCCTCTCAGGCATCTCCATCCTCAGACTTTTTAAAATCTCAGTAActactttgttttcttctccccTTTCTGCTGCTTTGCCTCCAACTTATCGACGCGTGTGTTCTTCTACCATTCCAGCGTGCAGGATGATAGCTCCACCGACACGAGGGCCTTCAAATAGTCTCCCTATCTCCTCATCCAGTGCTGCCAACCTCACCGAGAAAGAGTATCACCTTCTGTCAAACATTATTTCTCTTAGAGCCCCTTGCAGCCTCCTCTTTTTTGGCCTTGAACCCCAGTATGTTAACCTCTCAGCATCAGTCAATGCTGGTGGCACCACCGTTTTCCTAGAGGATGATCCGGAGAAGCTGAGCACAATCAGAACAAATTACAGCAATACTAAGATTTACAGAGTTGAGTACAAGACACTTGCCAGAGACGCTTACAAGCTGCTCAAGGAAGGTAGGCAAAACCCGGCTTGTGCGTTGCAGTCAGGGCCGCTGAGACAGTCCAGCTGCCCGCTAGCTCTGACTAGACTGCCGAGGAAAGTATACAAGCAGAGGTGGGATGTGCTGGTGGTGGATGGACCCAGGGGGGATGCCCCAGATGCACCAGGCAGGATGGCTGCAATCTACACGGCTGCTATGATGGCTAGAGCCGGGAACATAACAGATGTGGTGGTGCACGATGTTGATCGAATGGTTGAGAAATGGTTTGCTTGGGAGTTTCTATGCGATGAGAACTTGGTTTCTTCCAAAGGGAAACTCTGGAACTTCAGGATAGCGGGCAGATCAAACACAACCAAGTTTTGCCCTGCCACGACAACTCTAGCAGTGTCATAG
- the LOC127790041 gene encoding glucuronoxylan 4-O-methyltransferase 2 isoform X2: MPPEVSPCHPVVTPLIQFLPQEPSRSNSNRPPFQTKFRGTKRMLITKKKLIPLLIFVLSACRMIAPPTRGPSNSLPISSSSAANLTEKEYHLLSNIISLRAPCSLLFFGLEPQYVNLSASVNAGGTTVFLEDDPEKLSTIRTNYSNTKIYRVEYKTLARDAYKLLKEGRQNPACALQSGPLRQSSCPLALTRLPRKVYKQRWDVLVVDGPRGDAPDAPGRMAAIYTAAMMARAGNITDVVVHDVDRMVEKWFAWEFLCDENLVSSKGKLWNFRIAGRSNTTKFCPATTTLAVS; this comes from the exons ATGCCACCAGAGGTGTCTCCTTGCCATCCTGTTGTCACACCCTTAATTCAGTTTCTACCTCAAGAGCCATCCAGATCAAACTCCAATCGGCCTCCCTTCCAGACCAAATTCCGGGGAACGAAGAGGATGCTTATCACCAAGAAGAAACTCATTCCTCTTCTTATTTTTGTCCTCTCAG CGTGCAGGATGATAGCTCCACCGACACGAGGGCCTTCAAATAGTCTCCCTATCTCCTCATCCAGTGCTGCCAACCTCACCGAGAAAGAGTATCACCTTCTGTCAAACATTATTTCTCTTAGAGCCCCTTGCAGCCTCCTCTTTTTTGGCCTTGAACCCCAGTATGTTAACCTCTCAGCATCAGTCAATGCTGGTGGCACCACCGTTTTCCTAGAGGATGATCCGGAGAAGCTGAGCACAATCAGAACAAATTACAGCAATACTAAGATTTACAGAGTTGAGTACAAGACACTTGCCAGAGACGCTTACAAGCTGCTCAAGGAAGGTAGGCAAAACCCGGCTTGTGCGTTGCAGTCAGGGCCGCTGAGACAGTCCAGCTGCCCGCTAGCTCTGACTAGACTGCCGAGGAAAGTATACAAGCAGAGGTGGGATGTGCTGGTGGTGGATGGACCCAGGGGGGATGCCCCAGATGCACCAGGCAGGATGGCTGCAATCTACACGGCTGCTATGATGGCTAGAGCCGGGAACATAACAGATGTGGTGGTGCACGATGTTGATCGAATGGTTGAGAAATGGTTTGCTTGGGAGTTTCTATGCGATGAGAACTTGGTTTCTTCCAAAGGGAAACTCTGGAACTTCAGGATAGCGGGCAGATCAAACACAACCAAGTTTTGCCCTGCCACGACAACTCTAGCAGTGTCATAG